Within the Sulfurospirillum barnesii SES-3 genome, the region GCCACGGGAGTGTGCCATCAAAAGAGTGGCATTTTGCGCTTTGGCTTTTGTCTGCCACGCATCAAACCAACTCTTTAAAATCGGCTCGTAAATATCAAAACTAAGCCCCTCTATACCATCTTCATCACGCACGATGCCCACAAAAGGAATAAACGCACCGTAGTTTTTATCGCTGATTTGATCGTACCAAGAAGCGAGAATATGCTTTACATGTAAAGATCCATCATGAAGTTCTAACATCCCTCAACCTCCACATACAGGAGGTAGTAAAGAGATTTTATCGTTTGAAGTAACAGGCATGTCTAGGGTACAAACCAGCGTATCATTAAGCGCTACCGCACAAATAGCAAGCCACTCTTGAAGCTCTTTATCATCTTGAAAAAGGGTTTTAAGTTCAGTGAGATTTACAATATCCACTTCAATACTAGGACGACCAATGGGTCCTAAAAATTCAACTTTTGCCACAATACATCCTTGATTTTTACATGTAAGACGTATTGGAGGGCAAATCCCTCCAACCGTTTTATATTGGTAATATTCGTATATTTTTGCTTAATTTCTCTTGCAGTACGGCTTCAATTGCAAAAAGAGTGCCCGTAGAACTACTAGCACACCCACTACATGCACCCAAATAACGGATGTAAACATCGGTCATACCATCATCACCCTCTTTGATGTCAAGAATTTCAAGATTTCCACCATCCATCACAAGCATTGGACGAATGTTTTCATCAATGACGGCTTCGATTTGTTGGAATTTCTTAACCACCGTCAATTCTTCAAAAGCGATACTACTTCCACCTTCAACCTGCGCATTTGAAATGGCTAAAAGACGGTCATGTTCCATCTCTGCTCTGGTATCTTTGAGAATATCCACCAAATAATACTCTCTGTCCTCATGCCCACCAGGCTTCACACAGGATTTACAAAATGCACCTGCCTTAGTGTAGTTCGTAATCTCTTCCACCGTTGTTAGGTTATTAAGACGAATTACTTCTTTAATCGTTCCAAGGCTCACACGTGCACATTCGCACACGATGATTTCATCTTCAAACGAAGCTGCATCCACACCTTTAAATGAAGCTGCTGCTGCTTTAATGACATCATACGCCATAACAGAACAGTGCATTTTTTGCGGAGGAACAGCAGGGATGTCAGGATTATCACGCATTGCTTTTTCAACGTCAATATTCGTAATTTTAACCGCTTCAGAAACCGTTTTGCCAATGCACAACTCTGCCATCGTGTCAGAACTGGCAATGGCGGTACCACAGCCAAAACTTTTAAATTTCGCTGCTTTAATCACTTCTGTGGCTTCATCCACAATCCAATACAGCCTCACCGCATCGCCACAACTCTCTGCACCAAAATCTGCAATAATGAGCTTTCCGCCCATATTTTTAGCGTCTTCTTCGGTAAGTTGTCCCATATTTTTGGGGTTGTTCATCAAATCTTGTACTTTTTGGCTGTACTCCTCCCAAATAGAGCCGCCAATTAAACTATTTTTTCCCATTTTTTATCCTTTAAAATCTTTACATGTAAATGAAACTATTCTCTTACAACTTACTTACGTGCCACTCTGGAGCGTACGCATAAGTACTTGAAATCGCACGAAGTCTGACAACCGCTTTATTGATAATATCAATGGCATAATCAATCTCAGCTTCGGTCGTAAAACGAGATAAAGAGAGACGAAGCGCTGTATGCGCCAAATCTGCTTCTGCGCCAATGGCTTCCATAACAGAATTGGACTCAAGCGCTTCACTCGCACACGCACTTCCCGTGCTCGCACCTATACCGTTTTGATTCAAATCCCATAGCATCGCCTCACCCTCAATACCTTTGACACTAATCAAAATTGTATTGGGAACACGTTGTTCTTTGGTTCCAACCACAAAGGTTTCAGGAATTTGAAGCAAGGCATCTTCAAGCTTATCCCGTAAATATCTCACACTGCTTTTTTCAAAATCAAGCGCTTCAACGGCAAGCTCCATCGCTCTACCCATTCCTACAATTCCAGCAACATTAAGGGTTCCACTACGGCGTCCACCCATGTGTTCTCCTCCATGGAAGAAAGGGGACAAGACTTGTCCATTGCGAATGTAAAGTCCTCCAACACCTTTAGGTCCATGAAACTTATGCGCTGAAAAGCTTAAAAAATCAACATTGGCTTTTTTAACATCGACAGCAACTTTACCAATTGCTTGTACCGCATCGGTATGAAAAAGTACACCTTTCTCTTTGCAAAGTGCTCCAATTTCTTCAATAGGAAAAAGCATTCCCGTTTCATTGTTCGCCCACATAATGGAAACAAGTGCTGTTTTATCTGTAAGCGCATTTTTAAGATCTTCAACATTGATGATACCATCGGTATTCACAGGAAGATAGGTCACTTTAACGCCTAGACTTTCTAAAAATTTACAGGTTGCGCCAACGGCTGGATGTTCTACTTCACTGGTAATAATATGATTTTTTTCACCGTTTAAAATATAATCATTATAGATGCTTTTAAGCACCCAATTGTTGCTTTCTGTTGCGCAAGATGTGATAACAATGTCATCATCATCACTAGCATTAATACCCGCATAGAGTTGATCCATTGCTTTGCGAAGGGCTGGATGGCTCTCACTGCCAAATTCATGCAACGAATTTGGATTGCCATACATCTGACAAAAATAAGGCACCATATCTGCAAACACCTTAGGGTCAACGATGGTTGTTGCATTATTATCTAAATAGACTCTCATTCTCTTCTCTCTCCATTTCTATATAGGATAAAGTTTACCCTAATTAATTTCTGAATACTATTACTTTCTATATTAAAAAATACTAAAATAATTTCACTATCACGCAATGATTTGTTTTAGCTCATTAATCGTCACATCAAACGCAACGACCTCTTCGGGAGTTTGCTGTAAAAAACCATTCATTTTCTCTTTTTTCGCAATGGCCAAATCCAATTCTTTATCATTCCCTTTTTCATAGGCTCCAATACGAATTAAAACTTCATTCTCCTTCAAAATGGAATTTAAACGCTTAAAACGCATCGCCGCTTTTTTATGATCCCCATCAATCACATCACCCATAACCCTTGAGGCACTGTTTTGAATATTAATTGGTGGGTAAATCCCATAATCGGTTAATTCCCTGCTCAACACAATATGCCCATCTAAAATACTGCGTGATTGATCCGCAATCGGGTCACTTAAGTCGTCACCCTCAACCAAAACGGTAAAGAATGCCGTAATAGAACCTTTACCCTCTTCCTTACCCGCCCGCTCCATCAACTGTGGCAAAAGTGATAACACAGAGGGTGGATACCCTTTAGAAGTAGGCGGTTCACCCAATGCTAGCCCAATCTCTCGTTGCGCCATGGCAAAACGGGTCACGGAGTCCATCATAAACAGAACATCTCTGCCTTGATTTTTGAAATACTCTGCCACACTCATCGCACTAAAAGCTCCATATTTACGCATTAAAGGTGAATCATCACTGGTTGCAACGATAATCACGGTGTTTTCCAGATTGCCACCCAAGTTTTTTTCAATAAACTCAGGTACCTCACGTCCACGCTCGCCAATGAGCGCCACCACTTTAATAGGCGCTTCAGAACCTCGTACAATCATCCCCATAAGCGTTGACTTACCCACGCCACTGCCTGCAAAAATGCCCATTTTTTGACCTTTCCCACAGGTAAGGAGCCCATCAATTGTCTTGACCCCTACACGGAATGGCTCTGTAATCAACCCTCGCTTCATTGCATCAAGAGGTGCTTTCATAATGGGTGCTTGTGAACTTGCACCTATCGTTCCTTTGCCATCTTTTGGGCGAATAAACGGATCAACCACTCGACCCAAAAGCTCTTCACCTACAGGAATCATCATCCCTTGTTCGCTAATAAAGACTTTATCACCAATTTTAAACCCTTCAATAAAGCCAAAAGGAGAGATAAAAAAAGCATTGCGATCTACCTCTGTAACCATACCTAATTCACTTTTTGGACTATCCAAAGAGACCAAATTAACAATATCACCAATACTCGGACGAAGCCCACATGCTTCGATGGTGGTAGAGCTGATTTTGGTAATGGTACCAAACATAGGGGAGAGGCTTTTGGCTTGAAGTTTTGTTTTAAGACGGGAAAGGGGCATTAGTAGCGATTAGCCTGCGGTGCATTAATAATATCAAAAAACTCTTTTCTCGTATCTGCTTTTAAAAAGAGCCCACGCAATGCTGATGTGGTGGTATTGGAATGGGTCTTTTCAACCCCTCGCATCTCCATACACATGTGACGTGCCTGAATCACAACACCTACACCCTTAGGTGCGATGACATCATCAATCGCTTTGGCAATTTGTTCTGTGAGTTGTTCTTGAATTTGAAGACGACGTGCAAAAATATCAACCATACGAGGAATTTTTGAAAGACCCACCACTTTTCCATCGGGAATATATGCAACATGCGCACGTCCAATAATTGGCAAAAGATGGTGCTCACACATCGAATAGAATTCAATATCTTTAATTAAAACCATTTGATTATTGTCACTCTCAAAAAGAGCCTCGCCTAAAACTTCATTGGGACTTTGATGATACCCTTGTGTCATATATTCGTATGCCTTAAAAACACGTGTTGGTGTCTTTAAAAGCCCTTCTCGCTCTGTATTTTCGCCTATAATTTCTAACATTGTTTTTACAGCTTGTTCAAACTCTTCTTTTCTGTGCATCGGGATTCACTTTCATTAAAATTAAGACGACATATTTTATCTCTATTTTGCTTTTTAATGGATAAAAAGCGACTTAAAAGCAATTTTTTGGTATATTTGAGCAAAATTTTAACTCGAAAAGGGATTTTATGCAAATTAAAGTTAACCGTACCAATAGTGCCAATGCTGCTGTGGAAGCGACCATTTCACCTGCACTTTTACAAAAAAAAGAAGATAAGCTTGTTGCATCGGCTGCTTCAAATATGAAAGTGGATGGTTTTAGAAAAGGAAAGGTTCCTGCGCACGTCGTAAAAGCACGCTACGGCAAACAACTCAAAGATGATGCCCAAACAGAAGCACTTAGAGACCTTTATACCCAAGCATTAGCAGAGCTTAATGTCACAGCAGATTTAGTCGTAGGTGAGCCTAGCTTTTCTAAATTTGAAGAAAAAGAGGGTGGATTAGAGCTCATTATGAAACTCTCTTTCAAACCAAGTGTCAATGTGGAAGGATACAAAGAGTGTGTTCCTGAATACAAAGCACCAAAAGTTACTAAAAAAGAGATGAGTGAAAGACTTCAAAAAACATTAGCATTGATTGCAGATCTTAAAACGGTTGAAGAAAAAAGAGCCGTTAAATCAGGTGATTTTGTTGTCATTGATTTTGAAGGCTTTTTAGACGGTGTTGCCTTTGAAGGTGGTAAAGCAGAAGGATATACATTAGAAATCGGAAGCAACTCTTTCATTCCAGGTTTTGAAGAAGGTATTGTGGGCATGAAAGCTGGCAAAGAAAAAGAGATTCAACTTACTTTCCCTGAAAATTATGGCAACAAAGACCTTGCAGGTAAACCAACCGTTTTTAAAGTCACCGTTAAAGAGATAAAAGTCAAAGATGTTCCTGAAACCCCAAGTGAAGAGATGATTAAAAAATTACTTCCAGGTGTTGAAAATGCTTCTTTGGAAGTATTAGAAGAACAAATTGAAACAGAAATTCGCAACGAAAAATTAGCAAAACTTTTCAATGAAGAAGTTAAGCCTCAATTTGTTGAGAATGTTTTAGCAAAAATTGCACTGGATCTTCCAGAGAACATTGTGGATCAAGAAATTGATCTTCAAATGAGAGGTGTTTTTGGCAAGATGGATGAAGCAACTATTAAAGAGTATTCAGAAAACCCAGAAAAAATTAAAGAAAAAAGAGAAGAATTCAGAAACGATGCTGAAAAAAGCGTTAAATTAACCTTTATTGTTGATGAACTTGCACGTCAAGAAAACATTGTTGTAAACGACCAAGAAGTTCTTCAAATGATCTATTTTGAGGCAATGCAACAAGGTGCCAATCCAAAAGAATATTTAGAATTCTATCAAAAACAAGGTGTACTTCCAGCAATTAAAATGTCTATTATTGAAGAGAGACTCTTCAACCAACTTTTCACAAAAGGTAAGTAATGAGCTATTATGTTCCTGTCGTTATCGAAAAAACAGGGCGAGGTGAGAGAAGTTATGATATTTACTCACGCCTTTTAAAAGATCGTATTATCATGCTAAGTGGGGAGATTAATGATGCCGTGGCTTCTTCCATCGTAGCACAGTTGCTCTTCCTTGAGGCAGAAGATCCTGAAAAAGATATTTATCTCTACATCAACTCTCCAGGTGGTGTGATTACCAGTGGTTTTAGTATTTACGATACGATGAATTACATCAAACCCGATATTAGTACGATCTGTATTGGTCAAGCTGCTTCCATGGGAGCATTTTTACTCAGTTCTGGCACCAAAGGGAAGCGCTATGCACTTCCTAATGCACGTATTATGATTCACCAACCCTTAGGTGGTGCACAAGGGCAAGCAACGGATATTGAAATTCAGGCTAAAGAAATTTTACGTATGAAACAGGTACTCAATGAGATTTTAGCTGCAAATTGTAATCAAAAATTGCCTAAAATTATTAAAGATACGGAACGTGACTTTTTTATGAGCGCAGAAGAGTCATGTACCTATGGTCTCATCGACAAAGTGCTTGATAAAAGTTTTAAATAATTAACATCATAAGAAGGTAAGCAATGGTTCGTTTCAATAAAGAAAAAGGGAATGTGGGTGTATATAATATTGACACCAAAGATGATGTCATAGAACAAGCCCCCCCACCTATTCTCAAAGAGCCTGTTGTACCCTCTTCATCTAACAATGAACTTGATAAATTTGCAGCCCTTGTCTTAAAAGTAATGGGGGATGAAAGTATCCCTCCTACCCCCATTAATTTTCAAATTTATTTTGACAAACTCCTAGAAAGTAAACCTAGTGCATTTAAAAAGCGTATTAATGACTTCTTAGAACTTGAAAACAACAACAATGATGAAAGTCACGCACGCATTGAGCAAGAGATTAAAGAAGGATTTGCTCAAGTTAAAAATATTATGCAAGTTGTCTCTACGGTCTACCGTAATCTTAATGTGATGCAAGACATTATTAAAAAACGCTCAACGCAACTTGAAACGAATCCTAGTTTCCTAGCAACTCAAAATATTATTTCTTCATTGGGCGAAGACTTGAAGAAGATGTTCGAACTTACTACCAAACAAATTGATTTACTCAAAGGGTATTATCAAAAAACAACAACTATTCTCCAAGAAGTCGATAGTCAATCGATTTTTGATGCAAAATTTGGTATTTATAATAGACGCTATCTTGTTAAATCGCTTAAAGATGAAATTAAACTGATTAAAACCTATGCACACCCTAGTACACTTGTATTGGCTCGAGTAAAAGAGAGTTCTTTAGAAAAAATTGCTAATAAACGTGAAAAAGATACCATCGTGCGTAACATTGCGAAACTCCTTCTTAAGACATCTCGCAGAAGTGATGTCGTGGCTCATTTTGGCGATGGTACACTGGCAATGATTTTAAAGCATACCGATTTAACTTCGGCCAAAAAAGCGTGTGACCGTATCAGCGAGCTTGTCTATCAAACAAGCTTTTTCGTAGGAAGTTCAGAAATTGAAACCGATATAGAACTTGCTATTACCGCACTGGATACAGAGCACAGCATAGAAGAATTTTTAGCATCTTCCCTTGAAGGCTTACCTAAAACAGGAAAAGAACTTGTGCCTTATATTGTCTGCACCCCCTTGCATGAAAGTGAGGCGCAATGATTCGTGAGATTTTAGTTTATCCCAATAAAATACTCAGAGAAATCTCACGTGACGTCATACATTTTGATTTGAGTTTACATGAACTTTTAGATGACATGTATGAAACGATGGTGGCAAAAGAGGGGATTGGACTTGCAGCCATTCAAATTGGTGTGCCACTCAATGTCCTTCTTATTAATTTAGTAGACGAACAAGGGCTTCAAAAAAAAGAGAATCTTTACGAAATTATAAATCCTCTTATTGTTGAAAAAGATGGCTCTACTGTCTACCAAGAAGGGTGTTTAAGCGTCCCTGGGTATTACGATGAAGTAACCCGAGCAGAGCATATAAAACTTCGCTTTCATGACCGTATGGGCGTGATGCATGAAGAAGAGTTTAGTGAGTTAATGGCAATTGCGGTACAGCACGAAATGGATCATCTTAAAGGGCATCTTTTTATTGAAAAACTCTCCTATCTAAAACGTAAAAAATTTGAAAAAGAGTGGAAAAAAAAGTACAAAGCAGGTAAATAGTTGTGGAAGAAGCCGTTGAACTCTCCAGAGTGAAACATGCCAAATGTGCGACATTATACGGCAATAAAGCCCATGAAGTTGCCGTTGAGTCCACCCTGGTGAGAGCCCTTCCTGGCTTTAGTATTGTAGGCATGGCGGACCAATCCATTCAAGAATCTCGTGAGCGTATTAAATCTGCACTTTCGAGCATTCGCTTTGAATTTCCCTCTCAAAAAATCACTATTAATCTCTCGCCCTCGGACTTGAAAAAAGAGGGAAGCCACTTTGATTTAGTCATTGCACTGCTTATTGCGATTCAAAAAGAGCGTTTTACATGTAAGGATTTTTTTATTTTTGGTGAATTAGGGCTGGATGGAAAAATTAAAAAAACCAATGCCATTTTTCCCATTATTCTTTCCTTAGCAGCACACATCCCGAATCTTCGTGTTTTAGTACCAAACGCTCTACTTCCAAAAATCGAGCAAATCCCACATATTCAAGCCTTTGGTGTTGAAACCCTGCACGAGGCAGTTCTTTTTTTTAAAGAAAAACGCTATCAATCAGAACAAGCTAAACTAGTGCGCCCTTTGTGCGAAAACAGCCTTGACATCCAAGGAAAATCCTATTTCTACGCTAGCGAATTTCCTTTTGATTTTAGCGATGTATTAGGACAACACCGAGCCAAACGTGCCTTGATGATTGCCGCTGCTGGGATGCATAACCTTCTGATGGAAGGAAGCCCTGGGTGTGGTAAAAGTATGAGTATTAAACGCTTACGCTATATTTTACCCCCTCAAAGTATTGAGGAAATTTTAGAATCCAATGCCTACTATTCTTTGCACGAAGAGGAGCGTGAACTAAGCCCACTTCGCCCTTTTCGCTCTCCCCACCATACTTCCTCACGACCCTCTATTTTTGGGGGAGGAAGTACCCATGCCCAAGCGGGTGAAATTGCTTTAGCGCATAATGGTGTGCTTTTTTTTGATGAATTTCCTAACTTCTCAAAAGCGGTTTTAGAGAGTTTACGAGAGCCATTAGAAGATCACCGTGTGCTTATTTCTCGTGTCAATACCAAAATAAGTTACGCTACGAAATTTCTTTTTGCTGCGGCTCAAAACCCTTGCCCTTGTGGCAATCTTTTCAGCAAAACCCATGAATGCCGTTGCTCTGAAGTCGAAATCAATCGCTACAAAAACCGCATTTCTGAACCCATTATGGATCGCATTGATCTGTACATTCAAATGAGTGAAGAGCACTCTAAAGAGCAAGGACTTAGCTCAAAAGAGATGTTTACACACATCCTAGAAGCCTTTAAAATGCAAAAAAATCGTGGACAAAATGAACTCAATGGTAAACTGAACGAACAAGACACCCTACGTTTTTGCACACTTAATGATGAGGCGCAAGAGCGTTTAGAGATGGCACAAAACCATTTAGGGTTGAGCCAAAGAAGTGTGCATAAAGTCTTACGTATGGCTCGTACCATTGCCGATATGGCACAAAGTGAGCGCATCCACCAAGAACACTTGCTTGAAGCTTTAAGTTTTCGTAAACGCTAGGAGACGCCATGCATTACGCCTATGAAGAGACCCATACTTTGGATGAACGTTGTTACACACACTTTTCACTCAGCCCTGAAATTTTAATGGAACATGCAGGATTAGCCCTTGCTTCTGCAGTGAAAAAAAAGCTTACATGTAAAAAAAATGCCCTTTTTATCTGTGGCTCAGGAAATAATGGTGCAGATGGAATGGTTGCAGCACGTCTTTTACATGGAAAATTCAACGTCGCACTCTATCTTCCATCGCAGGTAAAATCCCCTCTGGCACAGCTTCAACTGGAGCGTGCAAAAAAGCTAGGTGTACCTATTGTTGAGACGTTAATAGATGCCGATGTTTACGTCGATGCCCTCTTTGGCTCAGGGCTGAATCGTCCTTTGGAGAGCGTTACATGTAAGCTACTTGAAGCACTGAACACCCAAAAAGGCTACAAAATTGCCTGCGATATTCCCAGTGGTATTCTAAATGACCTCACGCTGAGTTCTACCATTTTTCATGCCCATGAAACGATTGTGATGGGCGCTTTAAAACTTTGCCTTCTCAATGACACCCTAAAAGATGCGGTAGGGAAAATCCGTGTTGCCTCTTTAGGCATAACACGCAAAGCCTATGAAGTGCCCTCACCTTTTTTTGTGTTACAGAAAAAAGACCTCAAACTCCCTTTTCGTACTCAAAAAAATAGCAACAAAGGCTCTTTTGGTCATGTAGCGATTCTTCAAGGCACGAAAGAAGGGGCTGCCCATTTAGCAGGTATAGGCGCTTTTCATTTTGGTGCAGGATTGGTCAGTCTTATTGGTGAAAAAATAAAAAAACTTCCCGTCTATCTTATGCACACGCCCACGCTTCCCAAAAATGCTTCGGTCATTTTAGCAGGTATGGGGCTGGAAATGCCTTTTGATGCAACATGGGTCAAACATCTTTTGCTTTCAAACGATTTACCGCTTGTCATTGATGCATCCTTATGTCACCATGAACTCATAGTAGAGCTTTTAAACTCTCAAAAACCACTCGTCCTCACACCCCATCCCAAAGAATTTAGCTCTATTTTATCCTTTACATGTAAAGAAAAAATACGTGTTGAAGAGATTCAATCTAACCGCTTCTTCTATGCAAAACAATTTAGTGAAATATTCCCCCATGTGGTTTTAGTGCTCAAGGGAGCAAACACGATCATTGCGCACAAGGGTGAACTTTTTATCAATACCTATGGCACGCCCTCCCTTGCTAAAGGAGGCAGTGGCGATGTTTTAGCGGGAATGATTGGTGCCTTGATTGCACAAGGTTATTCCCTAAAAGATGCTGCCATTCACGCCTCTTTAGCGCATGCTCTCGTTTCGAAAAAACTTACATGTAATAATTTTGCACTTACCCCGCTTGATATTTGTAAAGGTCTTAAATGCTTATAAAAAAAATCGCTATTCTCTTTAGTGGAACAGGCAGTAACCTTGAAAAACTGCTTGAATTTCTCTATCAAACCTCTTTTGAACACGCCAAAATAGAAGTTGCCCTCACCATTTGCAATCGCCCTGACGCACAAGGTATTGAAAAAGCCAGACGTTTTGGTCTTGAACCATTGATTATCGACCATACACGCTATGCTAGCCGTGAAGCCTTTGATGAAGCTCTGGTGGAAGCTATCGCCCAAAGTGGTGCTGAACTGACCGTTTTAGCAGGCTTTATGCGTATTTTAACCCCCATTTTTACACGTCATGTGAAAGCCATCAACCTACACCCCTCTTTGCTTCCCCTTTTTAAAGGTGGCAATGCGATACAAGAGAGTTTTGATTCTCCCATGAAAGTTGCTGGCATTAGTGTGCATTATGTCAGTGAAGAGCTTGATGGCGGTGACATCATCGCACAACGCTGTTTTACAAAATATGAGGGTATGAGTTTTGAAGCGTTTGAAAATAAAATTCACGCACTAGAGCACGAGCTTTTACCGCAAACTGTCAAAAACTTACTCGATAAAAAATAAGAAGAAACACTGAGCATAAAATATTACGATGATGTTAA harbors:
- a CDS encoding bifunctional ADP-dependent NAD(P)H-hydrate dehydratase/NAD(P)H-hydrate epimerase; this encodes MHYAYEETHTLDERCYTHFSLSPEILMEHAGLALASAVKKKLTCKKNALFICGSGNNGADGMVAARLLHGKFNVALYLPSQVKSPLAQLQLERAKKLGVPIVETLIDADVYVDALFGSGLNRPLESVTCKLLEALNTQKGYKIACDIPSGILNDLTLSSTIFHAHETIVMGALKLCLLNDTLKDAVGKIRVASLGITRKAYEVPSPFFVLQKKDLKLPFRTQKNSNKGSFGHVAILQGTKEGAAHLAGIGAFHFGAGLVSLIGEKIKKLPVYLMHTPTLPKNASVILAGMGLEMPFDATWVKHLLLSNDLPLVIDASLCHHELIVELLNSQKPLVLTPHPKEFSSILSFTCKEKIRVEEIQSNRFFYAKQFSEIFPHVVLVLKGANTIIAHKGELFINTYGTPSLAKGGSGDVLAGMIGALIAQGYSLKDAAIHASLAHALVSKKLTCNNFALTPLDICKGLKCL
- the purN gene encoding phosphoribosylglycinamide formyltransferase is translated as MLIKKIAILFSGTGSNLEKLLEFLYQTSFEHAKIEVALTICNRPDAQGIEKARRFGLEPLIIDHTRYASREAFDEALVEAIAQSGAELTVLAGFMRILTPIFTRHVKAINLHPSLLPLFKGGNAIQESFDSPMKVAGISVHYVSEELDGGDIIAQRCFTKYEGMSFEAFENKIHALEHELLPQTVKNLLDKK